In Electrophorus electricus isolate fEleEle1 chromosome 14, fEleEle1.pri, whole genome shotgun sequence, a single window of DNA contains:
- the ptprea gene encoding receptor-type tyrosine-protein phosphatase epsilon isoform X3 — translation MRKNSLSFRWFRNQRKADITTVDKKIPNGIVEEQEQQTVVLLPRSPSATKTYFPIPVENLEEECRIRSADDGKLFREEYNSLPGGNPQGSYEEANKEDNKEKNRYPNILPYDHSRVVLAQIDAIPHSDYVNASYIDGYRDKNKFIAAQGPKQESVSDFWRMIWEQKSATIVMLTNLKERKEDKCYQYWPDQGCWTYGNVRVAVEDITVLVDYTIRKFCVQYQACDGSKTPRLVTQLHFTSWPDFGVPFSPIGMLKFLKKVKQVNPSYGGPIVVHCSAGVGRTGTFIVIDAMIDMMHTEQKIDVFGFVSRIRDQRSQLIQTDMQYSFIYQAILEYYLYGDTELDVSSLEGHLHKLHNTCTPHDRLGLEEEFKKLTNMRIMKENMRTGNLPANMKKNRVLQIIPYDFNRVILSMRRGQEFTDYINASFIDGYRQKDYFIATQGPLPHTVDDFWRMVWEWKCHSIVMLTELQEREQDKCFQYWPTENSVKYGDYSVEIKSDTQCDDTFSLRDLVLSYDPEKETRLIRHFHFHGWPEIGIPTEGKGMIDIIAAVQKQQQQSGNHPIVVHCSAGAGRTGTFIALSNILERVKAEGLLDVFQTVKSLRMQRPHMVQTVEQYDFCYRVVQDFVDIFSDYANFK, via the exons AGCAACAGACGGTGGTCTTGCTGCCAAGATCCCCCTCCGCGACCAAAACATACTTCCCCATACCCGTAGAAAACCTGGAAGAGGAGTGTCGGATCCGCTCTGCCGATGATGGCAAACTTTTCCGAGAAGAGTACAAC TCGCTGCCAGGAGGAAATCCCCAAGGATCATACGAGGAGGCAAACAAGGAAGACAACAAGGAAAAGAACAGATACCCCAATATCCTCCCAT ATGACCATTCCAGAGTGGTGCTGGCACAAATAGACGCCATTCCTCACTCAGATTACGTAAACGCTTCTTATATAGAC GGctacagagacaaaaacaaattcattgcAGCGCAAG GACCAAAACAGGAGAGCGTTTCTGACTTTTGGAGGATGATCTGGGAACAGAAATCAGCTACAATCGTCATGCTAACCaatctgaaagagagaaaagag GATAAGTGTTATCAGTACTGGCCTGACCAGGGTTGTTGGACGTACGGAAATGTACGCGTAGCTGTGGAGGACATCACCGTGCTGGTCGACTACACAATACGCAAATTCTGTGTGCAATAT CAGGCCTGTGATGGCTCCAAGACCCCTCGTCTGGTCACGCAGCTGCACTTCACCAGCTGGCCTGACTTCGGCGTGCCGTTCTCACCCATCGGTATGCTCAAGTTCCTTAAGAAGGTCAAGCAGGTGAACCCGTCATATGGAGGCCCCATCGTAGTGCACTGCAG CGCGGGGGTCGGGAGGACAGGTACCTTCATTGTGATAGATGCAATGATTGACATGatgcacacagaacagaagatCGAcgtgtttgggtttgtgtccAGAATCCGAGACCAGCGATCGCAGCTGATACAGACAGAT atgcAGTACTCATTCATCTACCAGGCCATACTGGAGTACTACCTGTATGGGGATACGGAGCTGGATGTGTCCTCGTTGGAGGGCCACCTGCACAAGCTGCACAACACATGCACCCCACATGACCGCCTTGGCCTCGAGGAGGAGTTTAAG AAACTGACAAACATGCGGATCATGAAGGAAAACATGAGAACGGGTAACCTGCCGGCGAACATGAAGAAGAACCGAGTGCTCCAGATCATTCCAT ATGACTTCAACAGAGTGATTCTGTCAATGCGAAGAGGTCAGGAATTCACAGACTACATTAATGCATCTTTCATTGAT GGTTACAGGCAGAAGGACTACTTCATTGCCACACAGGGTCCTTTACCACACACTGTGGATGACTTCTGGAGGATGGTGTGGGAATGGAAATGTCATTCCATAGTCATGCTAACAGAACTACAAGAGCGAGAgcag gatAAGTGTTTTCAGTACTGGCCTACAGAAAACTCAGTAAAATACGGTGATTACTCAGTGGAGATCAAATCAGATACTCAGTGTGACGATACATTCAGCCTTAGAGACCTGGTACTCTCATATGACCCG GAGAAAGAGACGCGTTTGATCCGGCACTTCCATTTCCATGGCTGGCCAGAAATCGGAATTCCCACAGAGGGGAAGGGAATGATTGACATCATCGCTGCggtgcagaaacagcagcagcaatcGGGCAACCATCCCATTGTCGTACactgcag CGCTGGAGCGGGGCGGACCGGTACGTTTATCGCCCTCAGTAATATTCTGGAGCGGGTGAAGGCCGAGGGCTTGCTGGACGTCTTTCAGACTGTGAAGAGTTTGCGCATGCAACGGCCACACATGGTGCAGACCGTG GAACAATATGACTTTTGCTACAGAGTGGTACAAGACTTTGTTGACATTTTTTCAGACTATGCCAATTTTAAATGA